The genomic window TGAGAAAGAAATCTCTGGACTCTGCCCTGCTGTGTTGTGTGGTTGGACTCTCCAAGCTGCTGGCTTCCGGTAACAAAGGAACACCGtcttcatcattatcattaaCACTCAAGTGTTTCAGAGTCACCATTTTCCCAATCACTTCCCAAATACTCCTACTGGAACATGAATTCAACCATCAGCTTGATGTTTGTTCTGTCTAGTCAATAATTAACAATAGCCTCCATTCACAGAACATTTAAGCTGTTATTTGCTTATCTCTGTTACTTCTTACCTCTTCTATCAggtctttttttttccttctctcagCTGTGGAGATGAAGCATGTCGGCGTTGTGCTGAATTTGAGCTCTGCTTCTGTCTTTCATCCGCTGTGGTGTTGTGAGTGTTCTGTCCCTCCTCACAGTTAATCATTCACTTGTCTGAGACGCCGTACACCACTGTGCTTTATCTAGTCTGCTGTTTAAACAATCACACACTGCCATTTGTGAATATGTTTGATGACATAGCCAACATATGCATTACAAAGACCTtttatatttgaagtcagaattattagccccctgtatattttctatttaacagagagaagatttctaaacacatttctaaacataatagttttaataactcatttaataactgattaattttatatttgccttgatgacagtacatactattttactagatattttttgagatattagtattcagcttgaagtgcaatttaaaggcttaactaggttaattaggcaagttagggtaattatgcaagtcattgtatggCTCGTTCTGTAGACATAAAAAACAATTGCTTATAAGAGGgctattattgaccttaaaatgattaaaaaataaataataaattaaacaaataagactttctccagaaaaaaaaaaaaaagatattattggaattactgtgaaaaactcATTTCTCTTGTAAAcatcatttgaatttttttttaaaaagaaaactaaactCGCAGGAGGGATAAAAATATTGctgaatgcaaataaataatcttaataaCTAAACATTATGCAAACCTTTTTTTGACTGTACGTTGTTTTGTTTAATTAGGAATataagtaatattttatttattttaatttatgtacaACTAGTACACATTACTAAATTATTAACAAGCACAGTTGCTATACATGACCTTTAACAAATATGGTAAAACATTACTTGTCAAATATTACTGCAAATTAAAGTCATTTTGATTAAAAATTGCTGAAAGCAAAAAAAGCCCTGATTAATCAGAAATACTCTAATATTGTTTTGGTAATGGTTTGATGCTAAAGTAATATTTCATATGCAGATTAGcaaatatttaactattttataaAAGCCATGATACATTTATAAATTCTTTGATGAATAAAAGtaaggtttttaaatgttttaaaatcagcttctcctgctcaccaaggctgcatttatttaatcagaaatacagtacaaattgtaaaattgtgaaatgttattgcactataaaataactgttcaaaagtagtttataatttaatttaataaattattccagtgattttaaagataaattttcagcttcattactccagtcttcagagtcacacgatccttcagaaaacactcttatatttattattattattattattattattattattattattattattaatggtaatagtaataaaattaataatgactggagtaataatctcatttgaaactacatgcaataaatagcatttttttattttaataaatatttaatatttaaatatttttgcaacttgtaatttttctttacatttaataaatgctgccttgatgaacagaatagttttctttaaaaaaaaaaaaaacataagaaaacaaacaaacaactgacACCAAACATTTAACCGGTTGAGTATATATAcccctttttctttttaaacaagGTTAGAAAGTCTGTATTGTCACCTTTTGTTACTTTATTGCATTTtcgaataaataaaagtatttaaaaaaattaccaaaCTGACAATCTTGTTTTAACCGttggatttttaaatatatatgtatatatgtgtgtgtgtgtgtatatatatatatatatatatatatatatatatatatatatatatatatatatatatatatatatatatatatatataaattaaatttacatATAAGGTGAGTTGATCATATAGcatcatttattgttattattattttgaatagaTATAACATTTATGTCACAATagcaataggcctatatatattATCGgcagcaaattattattattattattattattatatctgtttaaaaataaattcagttttCTCTCCACCAATGTTTTTCATTACTCTAAAATAACTGAACTTCTAAATAGCAGAatggttttttatttaatttatattttccaaTTGATTCATTTCCCcttaaacaatacaataaaaattgaGCTGGCTTTGCAAAAGATAGGGTATGACTTTCAGCATTTAATAACTGGTCATTTGAAGGACTTGAACAACATGGCTACATGTTGTGaaatcaaatcaaaccaaaccTTCATGAGTATTCGCGCTTGTAACACACAGTATGCCACATGATCACTTGCTGTTACTCAACACTTGTACCACTTTTAATGATAGTTTTATTGAAAATGTCAACTTTGAGCTCACCTTCACAGCTATTTGCTTCTGTTTATTCGATCACAAACTACATTTCACAAATACTCAATCTTAACATTTGTCTGTGTTCAACAAACAGGTTGTTCCTGAATGCCGTTCAGTGATTGGTCGTTGTTTGTTAACAGGCATTCTTTGAAACTAGTTATGAGGTATCACTTGACACTAATGAAAGACTTATAAATAACATAATTGCCAAAACAGGAGGCTAAACGTGCCGTGATTCTTGTAAAAATGGCCTGAACACTGAACATTGAGCTCATGGATAGCAGCGGGCTGCGTTTTTGTGTTGGGTCCAGAAGCTTCTGTCCACAGCTGTCACACTGGGCCTGACTTGGCTTTACATTCCTGCTGTGAGCTATAAGACCTGTTCAGATCTCAGTACAGTAGATCTGCTCTGCTTTTAACAGCACCATTGGTTTTTGAGtcaaggtattattattattctttgtcataatggatgaaaacatcctgTGGGCGACGGCTGTGGTGGACAGAAGAGCAGCTCTTGATAAACGTGAGGAGGTATGAGATTTAAAATGGATTTACtgattattttgattattgtttGCATGTATTAGATGTTGGACATGCTTGTGTGGAAAAAGTTTGTATGTTCACTTTTGTTGACATTGCATAGAAGCGTCGAGCTCGGGCTCGGAAGTTGGGGATTTTGGTTGTGGATGCGGGAGCCGAAGGAGGGAATGTATCTGTCAATCAAAGTCTTGCAGATATTCAGGTGAGTGGAAAAATGTTTGAGATAATTTTGAGGAAACACTTCTGTTGTCTGTCACTTTTTGTTAACTATAGCAGTCATTACACTACAAGTGTCTAAACAgagttttattttctttcaatttTATTCTAAATAATCCTTGTCCACTTTAAAGGAACTTTTGTAGAGTGAAAAGCTTTTTCAGTGTAAGTAGTAGTAACTATTAGTAAACCGTCTGTTCAATATCTGGTACACTGTAAAAGTTCCACACAGGCATGTAGGACAAttaacactcaaaaaatgacatttgttgtttgttcaaactacttatttaaaataagctgaaacaacacaattcttgattgttttagggacaacttaattgtttatgttcaattcacttaaatttgtaaaaaaaacaaacaaagttaGCTTAATTCCTTCAGGTTGTACCAAcgcaaatcaattgtgtggaacccagcattttttacagtggttAACTTATTGGTTTTACCAAATATAAGTGaatcgaacataaaacaattaagttgtctccccttcaaaaaaaacttgtttcagtttattgtttattgaccactttattaggtacacctgactagtaccaggttggacctccttttcctttcaaaactgccttaatcctttgtggcgtgGATTCAACAAAATACTGGGAATGttcatcagagattttggtccatcttgacatgatagcatcacatccatgatgcgaatctcctgttccaccacgtcccaaaggtgctctattttactgaggtctggtgactgtggaggccatttaagtacagtgaactcattgtgaagttcaagaaatcagtctgagatgattcgtgctttatgacatgatgcgttatccgatagccatcagaagatggtacactgtggtcataaaagatcggacatggtcagcaacaagaCTCAGGTAGGCTGTcatgttgacacgatgctcaattggtattaatgggtcTAAAGTGTGCAAcgaaaatatccccaacaccgTTACATCACtcccaccagcctgaaccgttgatacatgacaggatggatccatgcttttgtgttgttgatgccaaattctgaccctaccattcacagcagcagaaatcgaaactcatcagaccaggtaacgtttttccaaacttctattgtacaattttggtgagcctgtgcaaactgtagcctcagtttcctgttcttagctgacaagagggtaacccggtgtggtcttctgctgctgtttccatccgcctcaaggtttgacgtgttgcgCATTCAGAGATTCTCTTCTGCAGACCCCGGTTGTAAcgggtggttatttgagttattgttgccttgtatggccattgtcctctgacctctggcatcatcaaggcattAGCACCCAcacaactgccgctcactggatattttctttttttctgaccattctctgtaaaccctagatatggttgtgcgtgaaaatcccagtagatctacAGTTTCTGGAATACTCAGACCTGCCCTTGTGgtaccaacaactatgccacgttcaaagtcacttaaatcacctttcttccccattctgatgctcgatttaaactgcagtagatcgtcttgaccatgtctacatgcctaaatgcgttgagttgctgccatgtaattggctgattagaaatttgtgttaacgagcagttggataggtgtacctaataaagtggccggtgggtgtttTTTAGCGTAAAAGTAAGTTAGTGTTTtgagtaaaactttattttgatgtttgcTAAACTGGCATTTTTAACCTTTAACATTGTAAGTAAAGTTTTGGATTGTCAACTGTCCCTTTTAAAAgcataatataaatgttttctttttttcattaaaatatccaaaaaacaCTCCAacggttattttttttttacatgtaacacAATAGTTTCAAAGAATTttaaaatccagagaaataatCCATATTTAATTAGTGATACAGACTGTGTTGACATGGTAGTCACACACcatcaattttataaaaaaaaaacaggaaagcctagaaaatttaagtggattgaacataaaaattgGATTTTTAAGTAAATCTGAAAAATGgtgttgtttctgctcattttaaataagttgtttgaacaaacagcaaacatttttttgtgaGTGTATGCTGTGTGTTTTATCAGAACACAAAGAACACATTGTAACCGAATCATTGAatgtatttagtatgataaaacagtGCTGCTTCTTCTCCACTTGATCACAATATCTAAAGtgtaacatgcaaaaaaaaaggacaagcaaATGTAATTCTTGAAGCATAACAGATCATTGCATCTTTGCAATTTATCTTTGCGTTTATAATTCTAGAGCTTCTGCTAGCATTGAATGAAATGAGCTCTTTCTGTGTCTGGGAGGAATATTGCATGAATTTGGCTTAAAACTCACAGCTCAACGTAGAAAATTAAGAGGTCAACCTTGTAAAACACTGGACTGTACTACAGACAAAGCCAGACAATTAGCTCTAAAAGTAATCTTAAACGTTTATTTCAacgaaaaatgaaaattctgttcatCTTTaatacacaaattaagatattttagatgaatccTGAGAGCTGTCTGACCCTTCATAGACAGCAAATGTTtcgagatgttcaaagtccagaaaaagaaccagaaacattgtcaaaacatgcCACTTGATTTCAGTGTACTGTAATCAAACAGTACGAAGCTTTAAGCTTTGTGGGGCaaaacaaaattgtaaatatGACTTTATTTGCCTACATCTTTCTGGCATCAAGTCATGTGCAGGTTTATTGTGAGCACTATGATGTATTGCCATTAGAGTTAGCAGCGATAACACAAGCAACATATTGCTGTAGTAAACGCACAATTGCATCTGATGTGGAAAACACTGGCAATCAAAGTTGATTTTTGGcaaacaaaagtgttcttggagcttcatctGCTGAACCACGTAGAGTTGAACCACTAAAGTAAGATGGACaatatttttggttccttttctaaaCTTTGACCATCTACAGCAGATGACAAAGTAGGGCCCGTGAGCCAAAGTTAGCccttggtaacctttgatttggcccatcacatcatctgaaaagagagggagaatgataggAAGGTGGTTGGGGCGATTACCTTTAacagattgtcatttcaaatttaacgtaacctttttattctttgttttcttGCTGAGccacaaaaaagccaactgaaatgaaatgattcaactaaatgttgtaaatgaatcagatttctgaaatgtaaatactgtcacttgatagatagaggacaatgcataAGACATCTGCAAGCAAATCAAGGTAAAGTAGGAGCAGCTTGactcagcattgaactccattgtgttatgtatgggattgtttgtttttactgtaataagttcataataaaatctttaaaatgatacTGCATTAGATAATAGGATGAAGAGTAACTGTTCTAgttattgttaaatattacagagtaaattAGGAAATcacccatggcaaatttaatataccgtatatttaatattttagtatatatttgGCCCATGCacaaccctcaatcaagtttgtgttttggccctttataggaaAAAGTTTGGTCACCCCTGATCTAACAACTGTTTTGGtaaatggaggatgagggagttctcagatttcatctgaatgacatgaggatgaatgacatgaggatgagtaattaataacagagatTAAATTTTTTGGTTAATAGTCAtgtgatttttcttcttttagtCTTTCTGTTGCTCAATGAGTAGAGCGTAGGACTaccaaaaaaattatttgctttGATTCAAGGGATTGTGTAAATTCAACAGAATATATCGCTTGAAATATTtattgctttggacaaaagcatctgccaaaAGCACACATTTATTCGTTCTTTAATTTTTCGTCGGCCCCACCACAGCGGTAGGaattgccaactattctggcattttttagcggatgcccttctggtctcaacccagtactgggaaacacccatacatggcCAGTTTAAATCACAGAGTGCATTTAGCGCACGTCTTTGGAcattgggggaaaccggagcacccggaggaaacccacgcaaacatggggagaacatgcaaactccacacagaaatgccaactgacccagccgaggctcgaaccagcaaaacTTCTTGCTGGTTCACTTGAACACTAACACTAGATGTTAATGTAAAGTTGCAGtacaacacttttatttattgttatttggaGAAAATTATCTAGATTGCATAATAACAAGCACAGTATGTGAGCATGATTTCTACTTAAATGATAAGCTGTGTATTGTTGTAAAAATACTCCATGTATACAGCAAAGAGATGTTTTGATTGTGCACACAGGATGAAGAACGAGTGAGGAAGATCTCCTCTGATCTGAGGCGTGAGATTGTTGATCTAGGAGGCGCAGAGAACATTATTGAGCTGTGCacacagaagaagaagatcaAGAACAAGACAACACTTTCCAAAGACATAACGAATGTTTCTGTAAGAACGAAACATCTGTAGTTCAATTATTACTGTGACATTCAAAACTggatatattgtaaatattacagaTTATTACTAAACTGAACTAGACTGAATACTTGCTTTTTAAACCTTCTAAATTAACCTCTGTGGTGTTTGTCAGGGAGCTGTGGAGCCAGAGGAGTTTTTAAAAGCAGCAGCTCAGGGAAAGATGGAAGTAGTGGAAAGGTTTCTGGACGATGGGGGAGATCCAAACACCTGTGATGAGGTGCATCATGTCAGAAATTATACATGGAAAAATATTTCTGCTAAattattgcaaacaatttatatgggctgaatttaaacaaatgaattaaatttagtaatgttcaacgtaatttgcttgtttaaattcagcccaaatttaTTGTTTACCACCATTTagcttaaaaaaatgtgtaaatccaaagaatcatctttgaatGTTTTGTTTTAGTGTAGTACATGTTCTGTCCATTGGTGTTTTATTTACCTGTATTCAGGGCCTGCCCGTGGCATAAGCAGTATAGGCcaatgctaagggtgctgtacatccaggggggcgccagaaatgagcgcggttaagttggttttgttttcggtattcctgacacattcagtgatagacggcaataactcaaaaaccttttaccctaaaaagatctaaagtgtatTTCCTACAAAAGGCAAAgctatgtttcacagctgtctttttctctttttttccgcTCAACATTATGACCACTGCTCCATTTAAGCCCTCGCCAATATGCGTTCACCCGGGATCGGAGCGGAGCGGAggtcttagtaagggaccgtcagaaaagtttttttttttttcgtttttttttttggctgcgtcctgcgtgttttattttcaacacaactaattttctcttaaatgagcacaaacagttactaaagtagtcgaatgcttcgttatagatctgtgcattcatacattaacacctctgttattaaacaaaacacagtgagagattcatttgctgctcttcactaaataactatagtgactttaatcaatatgcaaatacaattaaaagtgaagtagattttatagctttatttaatttctgtataggccatcaattttaataggctaaaccttttattttattgtcaatattttctaatgtttgctatgtattctataatataaagctatttgttgtcccatattttttacatccaacgttggacagattgctaatcaataaatagctaaaGTGCTATCAGTTAGTTttgacgtcagctaatgttaaagaagggcatagatgttatggaaaatagtaatagtaatagtaatgtaactaccccatcattccttcctcaaacaaatgcataaatattaaatctattcagcattaatgttaattgcattggcatatttatctgacgttttcccagcttgtagtagtcgatcaaaaagctatttagtttcttatgactatacagtggaatttactgcgatgtgacagggcgccacctgaaatcttgcctagggttcTAAATTGCTTAGGGCCGGGCCTGCCTGTATTTATTTAAGTTGATGTAAtagtttaaaactaaatgaaaatagtTGGCCAGAGTAACTTTGACCTGGTGATGAATTTTTCGaacatttctgttttgtttttgttttgttgctttagtTCAGGAAAACAGCACTGCATCGAGCTGCTTTGCAAAATCATACTAAAATAGTGGAAAAATTACTGGACAAAGGAGCTGACATCAATTTTAAAGACAGGGTGAGATCATGACAAATGTTTATAAAGTGAATTAATTTCCGTAActgtttttttgcacttttgCAATATGCACTGCTTGTAATGTGCttctttgttttttgcttttccGTTTcactagatagatggatggatttcaCTGGATAGATGTTATggattttattcatattttagttCATAGttttaattgttatatttattgattattaattttaaagggatggttcacccaaaaatgaaaattcactcactgtttactctccctcaagtggttccacatttttttttactaaacttaAAAGAAGACATTAAAGAAGATACATATATGTTCAAGAAAGCTGACACCagtaaccattgaattccatagtaggaaaaacaaatgatgtactatggaagtcaatggttaccagtttccagctttcttcagaattccttttttgtgtttgacagaaaaaaCTAAACTCCAACAGAAGGGTGAAAAATAACTATCCTTTAACTATTTCagtaattttgtcattttattatttttgtatgaaTTTATCTTGTATgatatatttgaattatttatgtttattttgtattattttattttatttagtattatttcagtatatttattaaactgtaataatattttgCGTTAATTAATTTAAGTAAAACATGTTTGGTTGGGTTTGTTTATCAACTATGCTCCTGTTTTGTCATTGGTTTAGCTGGGCTGCAGGGCTGTGCATTGGGCTTGCAGAGGTGGAAGTCTCTCAGCATTAACAGTTCTTCAGGACAGAGGAGCAGACATCAACGTCAGAGACAAAGTAATGATGCTTTTATGTGAAACACTGCATTATATGTAAGAAGAAACATGTTTATTAACAGATAATATCCCTTTTTCTCTGCCACTCAGCTGCTCAGCTCACCTTTACATGTGGCCACAAGAACGGGTCACAGCGATGTGGTGCAACATCTTTTAGACAGCGGAATCAATATTAATGCCAAGGATTGGGTAACTGATGTATAGTTCAAGAGTAAAACAAACATGCAGATTATAATTCAGCTTaatcatttgaaaaaaacaatTGTCTGTTAAAGGAAGGAGACACGGTTCTACATGACGCTGTCAGATTTAATCGATATAAAATTGTCAAACAGCTCATCCTGGCAGGAGCCGATATGCAGATCAAGAATGCTGTAAGTACTGCAGAACATATCAGTTAAGATGCAAGTAATGTTAATTACTACATAATTATCTAGCAGATTATGAGATGTAACAATGTTAGTTATCATCACATCATATCCAGTCTTTTATTCATGGGGGTAAATTACAGTTAACATTGGGGGTGTGTCCAGAAGTGTCCATATTAATAAGacacttaaagagcccctattatgccttaaaaagggtcatatttttggttttgtgggtctccaacaacaggctgatatgcatgcaaggtgaaaaaacattttcattgtcttttaatatgcatttatttctacctaattaatttaattatcccaacaactctcatatgattcgttcagcgattcatagTGCCCAAACACCTCCATAGTGCGATGCTATTCTgggctgattggtctgatgacccagtctattgtgattggtcgactgcattcagcGTGAGACCGAGAGAAAGGCCCACAATGGCTTATTAACAGTTTTGAGGtagtcagagtgtgtgtgtgagttcaatgcaggagtgcattaaagcaatgcagtttaacaccagttAGACAGTTTTAGACGTGATATGAGAATaaaaagagttaaccagatacagtacaagcggttacaagtaacaaaacacaattaaatacatcatttgcaagctagagaaaacaaggaggcaaccattttaatcacacttacacttgtgaaatggaggaagaaactgaagAAATCCTCGGATAAGGGGGGGCATGTCCTTCTGTCCCCTTCCCCCACCCCCCGAGATTTATGTAGCACAGGCATATTTTTGGCAATAACCAAAAAATACATTGCATGAgtaaaaattatagattttttttaaaatcattaaataatttgaataagttttccccccacaagtccaaggacatgtggtactggtgaattgggtaagctaaattatctgtagtgtatgtgtgtgaatgagtgtgaatggatgtttcccaataatgggttgcgcctggaagggcatccgctgtgtaaaacatatgctggataagttggaagttaattccactgtggtaaccccagattaataaacagactaagctgaaagaaaatgaatgaatgaatttgaaaaAAGTAatgatcatgttccatgaagatgagagctgtaaatatatcaaaactcaatttttaCTCAGACAACTTTgaaagccatttaaaaaaaaaatttaactctcAGGTTCAGTATTTTGAAATAGTTCTTGTTTTATCTACACAAACCAAGCATcaataaaaagcttatttatttttagcttatatTAACTTTCAGATGATGTATACACAGTGTTGGGGAAGTTTCTTTTGAATGTAATCCATTACAATATTGAGgcactccccaaaaaagtaactagttgcattactttttatagtaagtaaagtgttaacgttacttttaagttacttttacgTTACCTGgatgaggcttgatctctttcagaagtTCCAGGggcctctttttttttgttttttttatgtattagatGAACTTTGCAATTAACACTGTATAAGCACTGTATAAACTACGGTTTCCTtcacctaaaaaagacacaaaaattcATAATTTAGGATGATGGTATCTTATAATAACGTCTTGAACCCAGAGCCAtacatgccgtatatacagattaattaaaGTTAGCAATGTGTTTTGCTACTTTCGTACTTTTGGCTTATTCGTTTGGTAAAATCACTGTCaattgagacaatcccctttcCTTTTCTTTGATGCGTTCAAGATAATGAGAACATTTCCATTGTCGAGATGTAAGCCAAAGCCATCTTCATTTCTGTCACGGAGCAAATTCTCTCATTAAATGCTTGATTCAACATGACACGTTGAGCTCGTTGCCATTTTGCAATTTGTCTTGTTTCTCATCacatttgtttacatgtttcatgtagactgtttttttttttttttggtcccgcTTTATATTacgtgtccctaactactatgtacttacatcaaaaaataaatacaatgtacttactgtgtttataatgtatttaagaacacttgtgttgcttttgagttgggatagaggttgggttatgaacaggtttggtggtatgggtaggtttaagggtgggttaaggtgtaagggat from Danio rerio strain Tuebingen ecotype United States chromosome 13, GRCz12tu, whole genome shotgun sequence includes these protein-coding regions:
- the ankrd2 gene encoding uncharacterized protein ankrd2, yielding MDENILWATAVVDRRAALDKREEKRRARARKLGILVVDAGAEGGNVSVNQSLADIQDEERVRKISSDLRREIVDLGGAENIIELCTQKKKIKNKTTLSKDITNVSGAVEPEEFLKAAAQGKMEVVERFLDDGGDPNTCDEFRKTALHRAALQNHTKIVEKLLDKGADINFKDRLGCRAVHWACRGGSLSALTVLQDRGADINVRDKLLSSPLHVATRTGHSDVVQHLLDSGININAKDWEGDTVLHDAVRFNRYKIVKQLILAGADMQIKNAEGITATEQVKQWQFDTKETLEKLEQMKEVGLA